Within the Leptotrichia sp. OH3620_COT-345 genome, the region GTCGAAAATGCGGAATATCTTTTTGATAACGTAACTTACAAAGATCATATAATGGGAAGAGGAACGGTAAAAGGCTCACAGTTTGCAAAACCTTTATTTGAGTTTTCAGGAGCATGTGCGGGATGTGGAGAAACTCCTTATATTAAACTTGTAACTCAATTATTCGGAGAAAGAATGATGATTGCCAATGCTACAGGATGTTCGTCGATTTATGGAGGGTCTGCACCGTCGACTCCTTATACGAAAAATTCCTGTGGGGAAGGACCGGCATGGGCATCTTCATTATTTGAAGACAATGCGGAATATGGATATGGAATGTTTCAAGCTGTCCATACAATCAGACAGAGAATGGCGAAAATGATGATAGAATGTCAAGATGAAGTATCCCCTGAATTAGCCGATTTATTTGCTGAATGGAGAGAAAGCATATCGGATGGAGAAAAGACAACGGAATTACGAGATAAAATAGTTCCGTTACTGGAAAAGGAAACAGGAAAAACAGCAAAAGAACTTCTTGAGCTGAAACAGTATTTAGTCAAAAAATCTATATGGATGTTTGGAGGAGACGGTTGGGCATATGATATAGGTTATGGAGGTCTTGACCATGTGCTTGCCTCAGGAGATGATGTAAATGTCCTTGTACTTGATACCGAAGTTTATTCAAATACGGGAGGTCAGGCTTCAAAAGCATCACCGGCAGGTTCGGTTGCAAAATTTGCATCATCAGGAAAACCTGTGAAGAAAAAAGATCTTGCAGCAATATCCATGACATACGGAAATATATATGTGGCAAGAATTTCAATGGGAGCAAATCAGAATCAGGCTTTAAAAGCTATAAGAGAAGCTGAAGCTTATCCGGGACCGTCAATTATAATTGCATATTCGCCATGCATTGCTCATGGGCTGAAAGAAGGACTCGGAAAATCTCAAACAGAAGAAAAATTGGCTACTGAAGTAGGATATTGGCCGATATTGAGATTTGATCCGAGACTTGCGGAAAAAGGTAAAAACCCGTTACAATTGGATTCAAAAGATCCTGCATGGGATAAATATGAAGAATTCCTAAAAAGGGAAAGAAGGTATACAACACTTCTTTCAGAATTTCCGGAACATGCAAAGTCGTTATTTGAAATGAATCTAAAAAATGCCAAGGATACTTGGAGTTATTATAAGAGACTTGCGGCAATGGATTATTCATTAGAAGTATAAATAAAGTATAGAAAATAGATAAAAAAGTATGAGAACATAAAAACTCATACTTTTTTATTTTAGGAAAAACAAATTTATTTTTTATAAATTTTAATAATGGAAATATGTACTTGGATTACAAATAAAAATTCCAACATTCAAATTATTTCACAAAAAAATATGAGAATGAACATTAAGAAAAATCACTGTTTGAGCGAAGCGAGTTTGTAATTTTTTAGTGAACGAAGTATTTTTGAGTAAGAAATAATTTGAGTTGGCAGTTTTTTTGTTAAACTTTTTATAAAAAGGTTTGGAAGCGGGTATGAGGACGGTGATGATCCCTCACGGAAAATAAACTATGTTAGTAGTTTTTGATCTCAAAAAAGTTCGTTTTATACTAAACAGTTAAAAAATGCAAACTATATTAAGGATAAGAAGTTTCAACTCCCAGTTAAACAGTATGTAATTCCAAACTTTTAAAATCTCTCCAGCTTAAATGGAAAATAGTATAAAATATTTAAGATACTAAATACTGTAGTTGATAATTTGTGATACTATAAATTTATTTATAGATGAATTAGTAAAAAGTATAATTCTTTGAGAGTAGATTTTATCTATCCTTAAAAAAGTTTAGTATAAGTCTCACATAGAATTTATAAAAAATAAAAAAAAATTATTATTATGATATAATATAAAAAAATTATAAAATCTAAGTTAGGAGTGATAAAATGAAAAATTATGGAAAACCAAAGAAAGTAGTAGGAATGAAATTTATAGCAAAGTTTTTTATGCTAGCTTTTTTGCTATTATTTTCTTTCTTTTTGTTTTCAATAACAAAGTTTTTTATTAAAGATTTTGATAGAGGTTATGCAGCCTCGGGTTCAAGCTATGTAATATTTGTAATTATAGCTGAAATTGTTATGATATTTTTTGCTTATGGATTACCTTATCTTATTTTTAAATTATATCCTAAAATTTATTATTATGATGATGGTTTTCAAGTTGGAAAAAAGAATACAAAAATTTATTATGAAAAAATGGATTATTTCTTTATACCTGCATACAATAGAGTAAACTCATTTATGGCAATAAGATATACTGATAATGAAGGAAATTGGAAAGCTATCCCGGCTATAAATTATGCCAGACATTCTTTTGACTTATTTCAACAAGATTATATAAATGTAAATTTTCCAAAGGCTATGGGAAAACTTGAAAATAATGAAACAATAGAATTTTTATTCAATGATCCTAAGAAGAGATTAATAGCTTGGGGTTCTAAAAAGTATATACCTAAAAAATTGGAAAACGCTTTAAAAATAAAAGTTACAAGAGAAAGTATAACTTTTGATGATGAAACTTATGAATGGGATAAATATAAAATATTTGTAAGTTTAGGTTCAATAACAGTTCAAGAAAAAGATGGAAGCCCTATTTTAGTTTTAGGTGGAAATGCTTTAATACATAGAACTAATCTTTTAGAAGCTATTATTAATACTTTTAGAAAAAATTAATAAGGAGATGGTTTTGTTTGGATGCACCAAAATATATGACATTAGAAAAAAAAGATAAACATAAATTACTGACATTTTCGGGAGTTTTTCTATCTTTTATAGTTACAACATTTATTCTTTATATATTAGCGCAAAACAAGGAAAGCACAATATATGCTCCTATAATAGCAGTTGCTTTTCCATTGCTTGCAGGAATAGGAGCAAACTATTTGGGCAAAAAATCCGACAAAAAGAAAAGAGATAATCAGGATAGTTGGAATATTGATGGAAATGGTTTAGAAAAAATAAAGAAAAGTAGATTTAGTAAATTTTCCAACAGACAATTTGGAGATATATCTTATTTTGGAGCTATATTATCATTGATTGCTACTTACTTATCTATTTATTTATCCGAGGTATTAAATTTAACTGAATCTTTACATGTGCAATATCCTGATAACAGTTTTTCAGCTATTTTTATAAGTGTTATTAAAAATATTTTTAAAGAAAATTGGAGCAGAAAATATTTAGTAGGATATTGGATTTGGGCTACAATTTTTATAATAATTTTAATGGGAACAACAATTTGGGGAGTTAAACAGATTGAAAAGATGAGAAAAAAAGAACAAGAACAAAGAGAAAGAAATAAAAATAATAACATAAGTAAATTTAATTAGAAAAGGTAAAATAGTTTTTTAAAAAGGTATAATGGATTATTTGATAAATTTTAAAAGAGGCGTCAGCCTTTTTTTCTATTATTTGTAAGGAAAATAAAATTACTCAAGTTTTATGCTAAACCTCGTTTAAATAATGAATTTATTACAATTTTTTTTACATGGAATCATAAATTAATATTTTCAAATAATGAAAATATAATTTTTCCTTTTTAAATGAAAATCGCATCGGTTATGTTTCGGTTTCTCCTTTTTTTGTTAATCTGTTCCGTTATTTCGTAAATTTCCTTTTTATTTATATTTTTTAGCTTTTCCCCCAACGTTCAAATTTTACAACGTGGAAAATGTGTTAGTGAGCGTTATGAAAACATCCTTTTTGTTTTCATAGCGAACGGGCATTTTTGAGTATGTAAAATTTGAGTTGGTAGGTTTTTTGCCAAGCTTTTTTTTTCAAAAAAAGCGTAAAAAATTTTTTTGGGCTTACTCTTTTTTTCAAAAAAGGGTAAAGATGTTTTTTGCCAAGTTTTTTGTCAAACTTTTTTTCAAAAATGATTGTTTTTATTCCATTTATCCTGCATATATTGTTTATGTTTTATTCCCCATTGATGTAATAAATCAATGACAGGCTCCAATTCTTTTCCATGTTCAGTGAGTGAATATTCCACTTTAGGTGGAATGACAGGATAGGAAATACGTTTTATTAGATCATCATCTTCTAATTCCCTTAAATTTTTTGTAAGCATTTTTTGTGTTATTTGAGGCATAGCCCTCATAAAATCTGAAAAACGCATAGTTTTATTTTTCATAATGTGTAACAGGATAGGTAATTTCCATTTTCCTGTGATTGTATCAAGTCCGTCATCAGTTCGGCACAAATCAGGTTCAATATTTAATTTTTCAGACATTTCAAAACCTCTCTTTTCAAATTGTATACTTTTTTATATTATAGCACTTTTTAGTGCCTACTTGTATATGTGATTTAATAATGCTATAATTCATTTGTAAATAAAAACAATAATATGAGAAAGGAGTGATCATAATGAAAAATACAGGGCTCCATCATATATCTGTACTGTCAAGTGATGCTGAAAGAGCATATTATTTTTATCATCATATATTAGGATTGAAGTTAATTTTAAAAACTGTCAATCAGGATGATCCAAATATGTATCACTTATTTTTTGGAGATGAAACGGGAAGAGCAGGTACTGAATTTACAGTTTTTGAAATGAAAGGAACAAGGGAAACTTCATTTGGAACAAATTCTATTGAAAGGACAATGTTTTTAGTACGTTCAGAAGCGTCCATACGTTTTTGGGAAAATAGGCTTACAGATTTTAATGTATGTCATTACGGAGTTGAGACATATAATGGTCAGAAAATTTTAAGATTTGAAGATGAAGATGGGCAAAAACTGGGCTTTGTGTATAGAAATACCGAAATAGGTAAAATGGATCCTTTTGTTGCTGAAGATATTCCTGAAGAACATGCTATTTTAGGAATAGGAGATGTCTATTTACGTGTGAGATATACTGAACCGACACAGGAAATAATTGAAAAAAACTATGGATTTAAAAAATATGGAGAAATAATGTGGAATGATTATAAAGTTTCGATGTTTAAATTTGAAAATAATCCTTTCAAGCATGAAATTCATATTATTGAAGATAAAAAATCCAGACTTCAGTATTTAGGTACAGGAGGAATACATCATATTGCATTTGGAGTCGAAGATGTGAAAGATTTGGAAGAACTTCAGAAAAAACTTAATGAAAAAAATGTTCAGAGTTCAGGGATTGTAAATAGAGAATTTATTATTTCAAGTTATTTCAGAGAGCCGAATTATAATTTATTTGAAACCGCTACACCTCTTAGTAAAGGTAAGGAAACTTTTCCCGAACAGGGAAGAGAGTTTCATGAAATTCCGTTGTTTTTACCTGAATTTTTAGAAAAAAGACGGGAAGAAATTGAAAGAAATGTAAATTTTAAATTCTCAAAATAATAAAATACGGAGAATAAATAATTATGGAATACATGTTTATAAAGGGAACAGAAAGATTATTTGTACTGTTTCACGGAACAGGGGGAAATGAAAACAGCTTGTTGTTTCTAACAGGAGAACTGGATCCCTATGCAAGTGTACTAAGTTTTTTAGGAAATGTAGGAATAGGAAAAAATAGAAGATTTTTTGCTCCTCTTGTAAATAAAAAAATGGATAAAAATGAAGTGACAAGAAGGAGTTATGAATTTTTTAAAAAATGGGACAGTTTTAAATTTGATGAAATAAAAGAAATAGTATTTATAGGTTATTCAAATGGAGCAAATTTTATACTGGGACTTTTACAGGAACGTCCGGACATTGCAAATAAAACAATATTGCTGCATCCAAGTAATTTAGGTTGGATTTTTAAGGAAAAACCTTTAAAAAATAAAATTATTGCAACTACAGGAGCAAGTGATATTATAGCTCCTGCGGGAGATGTTATGAAATTAAAAAAAGAATTTGAAAATATCGGGTATAAAGATTTTCAAGTTATACTTCTTGATGGGGGGCACGGAATAAGTGATGAAGAAGTTGAAAAATTAAAAAAATTTAAATAATTAATAAAAATAAAAAAACAAAAGAAAGAAGTGATATATTATGGTAGAATTAGGAATAAGTTCATTCGGAGAGACAACACCTATGGAGAAAACAGGAGAAGTACTTTCACATGATGAACGTATTAGAAACATGGTAGAAGAAATAGAACTTGCAGATAAAGTAGGGTTGGATATTTATGCGATAGGCGAACATCATCGTTCTGATTTTGCAGTATCCGCTCCGGAAATTGTCCTTGCGGCGGGAGCGGTAAATACTAAAAATATACGTTTATCCAGTGCGACAACGAACATATCGTCAAATGATCCTGTAAGAGTTTATCAGAATTTTTCGACAGTTGATGCCTTATCAAACGGCCGTGCTGAAATTATGCTGGGAAGAGGATCATTTACAGAATCATTTCCTTTATTCGGTTATGATTTGAAAGATTATGAAGAACTGTTTAATGAAAAGATGGATATGATACTTGAAATAAAAAAGAATGAAATTTTGAATTGGAAAAGCAGAAAATTTACTCAGAACGTTGATGGAAAAGGAGTCTATCCGAGAGCGGTTCAGGAAGATTTTCCTATCTGGGTTGCAACAGGTGGACATATAGAATCAACATTAAGAATTGCAGAAAAAGGACTGCCTATTGTTTATGCCATTATTGGAGGAAATCCTCTGGCATTCAAACAGTTAATAGATATTTACCGTAAATTTGGAGAAGAAAGTGGGCATAATCCTGAAAAACTTAAAGTTGCAGCTCACTCATGGGGATTTATAGCTGATACGACCGAAGAAGCAGTAAAAAAATATTTTTATCCTACAAAGGTTCTTACAGATCAGATCTCTCGTGAAAGAGCTCATTGGAGAGAACTCAGCAGAGATAGATATATGCAATCGGTAGGACCAAATGGTGCAATGTTTGTGGGGTCTCCTGATGATGTTGCTCAGAAACTGATTAAAGTAATAGAAGATCTGGGACTGGACAGATTTATGTTGCATGTACCTATAGGTTCGATACCTCATGAAGATACTATGAAATCTATTGAACTCTTCGGAACAAAAGTTGCCCCTATTGTAAGAGAATACTTCGGTAAGAAAGCAAAATAAATAAAAAGAGTGGAATTATTTCAAGTAGATAATATCAAAATCAAGGATATTAATTTTATTTGAAGAAAATTCCTCTTTTTTTCTATTGAAAATATAATTTAAAAGTATATTGAGATTACAAAAATGTTAAATTCTATAAAATATAAAAATATAGAGGATATAAATATTTAGAAACCAAAAAAACTTAGTAGATAAAATAACAGTAAGATGTTATTTTTAGGAAAAATTGGACTATAAATTTTTCAGAGTATATAAAGTAAAAAGACTGTTGAGATATCATCAGTCTTTTCTGTTAATTAGATCTATCTTTTAAAATTTGTTTTAAGCGGTTTTATAATCGTAGACAGGGAAGTAAAAGAATAACTTAGGATTATCAAAAAACGAGATTTATAAAAGTAATTTAAGAGCTTTTAAAAAAACTGAGGATCTGAAGAGTCCCGATTTGTATCCGATGGGTAATAAATATAAGAGATAAATTAGTTTTGAGTAATAAATTGGCTTACTGATGAAAATAGTTACAGCATACTTTACTTTTTGAGAATATTGGGAAGAAGCATTCAGTATTTTTGACAGCCTCAAAAAAATTAAAAAATTACGGTAAATTTGGAAACTGAAAAAACACAAGTTATTTTATTAGAGTTCAATATATTGAATTTATTAAACTACAATATATTGAATTAGGTAAACCAGTAGTAAACCAACCGAACTTCAAAATAATGAACTTTTATGTTATTTATGTGAATTTTCCCAAAAAATATGATAAAATACACCAATAGAAAATATAATGTGATATATTCTTAATTAAGTAGCATTTAAAGGCTTCTGAAATAAAAAAAGACCTTGCTGTTCAGACAAAGTCTTTTCTTAAGGAAGTTATGAAGAAAAAAGTTAATTTATCACTTTATATAATTATATTAAACGAATAAACTTAGAATAGGCTTATTATTTCATATTAAATGATTTATAAATACTTAAAACAAAAAAATATATTTATTTAAAGTATACCTATACTGTGAAAAGATAAAATAAAATTAAAAGGAAAGAAATCGAATGAGTAAGAAAAGAAATATTAAAATTGTTTATCAATATGACGGGAGTAAATTTTCAGGTTTCCAAAGACAGAAAAATGGAAAAACGGTTCAGGGAGAAATAGAAAGAATAGTATTGAAAAATTTTTCCCAA harbors:
- a CDS encoding helix-turn-helix domain-containing protein gives rise to the protein MSEKLNIEPDLCRTDDGLDTITGKWKLPILLHIMKNKTMRFSDFMRAMPQITQKMLTKNLRELEDDDLIKRISYPVIPPKVEYSLTEHGKELEPVIDLLHQWGIKHKQYMQDKWNKNNHF
- a CDS encoding VOC family protein produces the protein MKNTGLHHISVLSSDAERAYYFYHHILGLKLILKTVNQDDPNMYHLFFGDETGRAGTEFTVFEMKGTRETSFGTNSIERTMFLVRSEASIRFWENRLTDFNVCHYGVETYNGQKILRFEDEDGQKLGFVYRNTEIGKMDPFVAEDIPEEHAILGIGDVYLRVRYTEPTQEIIEKNYGFKKYGEIMWNDYKVSMFKFENNPFKHEIHIIEDKKSRLQYLGTGGIHHIAFGVEDVKDLEELQKKLNEKNVQSSGIVNREFIISSYFREPNYNLFETATPLSKGKETFPEQGREFHEIPLFLPEFLEKRREEIERNVNFKFSK
- a CDS encoding alpha/beta hydrolase; translated protein: MEYMFIKGTERLFVLFHGTGGNENSLLFLTGELDPYASVLSFLGNVGIGKNRRFFAPLVNKKMDKNEVTRRSYEFFKKWDSFKFDEIKEIVFIGYSNGANFILGLLQERPDIANKTILLHPSNLGWIFKEKPLKNKIIATTGASDIIAPAGDVMKLKKEFENIGYKDFQVILLDGGHGISDEEVEKLKKFK
- a CDS encoding LLM class flavin-dependent oxidoreductase; amino-acid sequence: MVELGISSFGETTPMEKTGEVLSHDERIRNMVEEIELADKVGLDIYAIGEHHRSDFAVSAPEIVLAAGAVNTKNIRLSSATTNISSNDPVRVYQNFSTVDALSNGRAEIMLGRGSFTESFPLFGYDLKDYEELFNEKMDMILEIKKNEILNWKSRKFTQNVDGKGVYPRAVQEDFPIWVATGGHIESTLRIAEKGLPIVYAIIGGNPLAFKQLIDIYRKFGEESGHNPEKLKVAAHSWGFIADTTEEAVKKYFYPTKVLTDQISRERAHWRELSRDRYMQSVGPNGAMFVGSPDDVAQKLIKVIEDLGLDRFMLHVPIGSIPHEDTMKSIELFGTKVAPIVREYFGKKAK